The genomic interval NNNNNNNNNNNNNNNNNNNNNNNNNNNNNNNNNNNNNNNNNNNNNNNNNNNNNNNNNNNNNNNNNNNNNNNNNNNNNNNNNNNNNNNNNNNNNNNNNNNNNNNNNNNNNNNNNNNNNNNNNNNNNNNNNNNNNNNNNNNNNNNNNNNNNNNNNNNNNNNNNNNNNCGGCTTTTTCACTGTTTGGCAGGGATTAGAAACTGGACTAAAGCCAGTTAGTAAGATGAAGATAATATGAAAAATTGGGAAGGAAGGACATTGTATGAACCTGGCAAAGATGTCTTAGTTACAGGATTGGAAAGAGTCACAGGCCATTGTTAAGGTGGTTTGGTGCTAATGTTACCTTTCTTATTATTCCAAAACTAGATTAGATTATTTTTATCAGCAAAAAATGCCAGAATACTAACCTCCTGGTGAAATGGGCTTTAATATTATGCCTTTTCATCTGAAATATCGAATCTTCCATGTTGATCATAATCAATCTAGCTGATTTTTACAAGATTATAGATTTTAGTCAAATCTCTATTTATCTTAGCTCTGATGTCACACTAGTGTGATGGCATTTTCTATAACATATTATGCTTTCTGTACAGTGTCCTCTAACTTATAGTATCTGAGACAATGGTGACTTTCAAATTTATCCAAAAACTGTGAATTAGGCTTTAAAAATGGACCAAACAAAATCTTCCTTTATTGTCTACTATGGTATGCTAATCCTCTAACAGAATTGTACAAAATATCTGTTGAGCtcccatgtcaggagaaaggcaaaatatgaatgaaataaatacataataattaaAGAAAAACTAGCTTTTTCTTTCTTGACCTAGAAGTTCTGGTCTTAACGTATATGTTGAGCTTTACCACATGTGAGTCATCTTAATAAATACTGGTGCTAATAGAAGACTTAGATGTACCAGAATTTTCCTGATTGTATGCAGATGCAAAAAAACATGatcatactttccaacatttcacagatgaaaaattaGGCCACACTAGTGGCCAAGTAACATGAGAGGGTggccaaggtggcaaaagttattaatgagtgGGAATATGCAAGCTATGAGAgcttgtagcagtttgcttttccttgagcCCACTAGGAAGAGCAAGactctgccccttcttctcctctctccctgcaAAGTTAAATACAAGTTGAGTACAAAACCATGTTTggactttgaagtcagtttgccgCAAGTGATGTAAgccaaagagaaagagggaactgAAAGGAGTAgagaaacatttcaaaagcagctgaaaaagtaaggtgacaaaggattaatcaggactgtccctgccaaatcaggacagttggagggtattatTACATCTGCTGTTGTGTATTAGTTATAGTTCCATTCTATCAAAACATATAAGGAATGCAATGTCTTAGTGCTTTGTACATGTATTTATTCAGAAATGAGGTCTGTCAGGCTCAGCTTTAGGTTGCGGAAAGACCATATTCTATCATATCACCCTGATCACCCTTGAAGTCTTTAGGGAAGGTTCATCTCTCAGACCCACCACACTTACACAAATGTCTGGTGGGAATGTTCAAGGAATGTTACGAGGGCTTTCTTGGAAGTTGTTTCCAGCTTCTCAAATACCTTTTCCAGAAAGGCTTGACTGTCTCCCTCCATAGTATGCTGTGCACAGATGACTTTTTATATTTCAACAGACTCTTGGGAACTGAATATGATTCATAATATGCAATActatttttactttttatgttttaaattgttattaattctactgatagtttaattacattttaatggtgCATACGTTTTTACTGAAACGTGCTTTTTATCTcttatgttgttatgtgccttcaactcaactCTGCATTAAGGTGACcttctcttgacaagatttatgcAGGGAAGGTTTACCACAAtgttcctcttaggctgagagaatgtgacttcctcaagtgggtttccatgactgagccaggattcagatCTGGTCTCttagtcctagtccagcactcaaaccactgtgccacactgagTCTCTCTGTTTTATCTGTATTCTGTTTTTGGTAAGCTTCCTTGAGTCTCAGTGCTGGGGAACAGGTGGGGATGGTGGTGATTTTAAGTGAAAATACAAGTAAATATATGTAGAACAAGGCAGCCCTTAAAGTGGAATTTTTTGGCACTCTATAGAGAGAAAAGTCGCATTGAATTAAATGGAACTTGCGCCCAGGTAAATATGTTTAGTACTGAGgacattgtttctttctttgttttataaaagagatttctgtttttaaaaaatgaccagcATGAATAATGGCATTCTAAAACAAAGGCCAGAGTCTCCAAGAACACCAAAGGAGTTCCAACAAAAGCATTGTGGTGCTCCAGTGCTGCAAGTTCTGCAATGGAGGTTTGTCTCCTGCTGCCACCTGCTGTCCATTATTTTGTGGTGTTCTGTTTTGGTTGATCTTGGTGTAATGTATTGTAGCTTCATTGTATATTGTCAATTACCCTTGTGAACAGAAGAGCAattgtttgattttaaaaattaaaaatagagataatgtcataataaaaacaaagaaaaacaatatgtatAGTAAAACAAGCAGAAGCCACCAATTAAAATGTAGCACAGAAATTCTGCTAAGAACAGGTCTTCCTTGATTTAGACCATGGCATTGTCTGCTCTCAGAATCTAGTCTGGCATCCTATGAAATATTTGCAGTATTGTAAATTGGGTTTACAATCCCATAACTTTCAAGATTCATGTTTATGGTCATTAATGACCAAAGGTGATCCCAAAAGAGGTACCTCTTAAACCAGGCAGCATCTCAAGCATTGATTGAGGCATTGCAGATCAGGGTGCTAAAAAAGATGACTGCAGTATTATCCCATTCATAAGGCATGTTGAGAGAAGTGACTGTGTCAGGACACCAAGACATGTCCCAAAAAATCGGAAGAGTGCTACCGTCATCATTTCCTACTGGTCTAATCATCAGTGCCTCAGAAACCTTTCAGCTGGAGTGCTGCCTGGCTGAAGAGGTAAGTTTTTTGGGTGGTGACAATGGCAGAAGTAGCTACAATGATAGAGTTCCATCACTGTAGCTGCACCTAACAATGCAGGATCTTAGCCTTGGGGTGTTAAATTTCCAGCATTAGACTGAAAGACAAATCATGAAACCTTAGATCCAGATCTTGAGAAAGTTACtattctggactacaattctgagaaTCCTCCTGAAAATGTAACTTCTCCAAATTTTACCTAAATCACTCTCTTGCTCTGAAGAGTCGATTCAGTTTAACAAACAATTTTGCGTCTCAATTAACAGTGTGCCTCCAAACAAAAGGCTTTGGGTTTTTAGCTGTTCGGAAATTGACTATGAATCCTTGTCTGTTACACCAAATTTGTGGCATTGAATTGGGGGATACTACatctacatttcttttttctgaaaGACTTTTAATCTTTAAAGAGATTGCAAGCAGATACAGCATGATCCATACTTATAGCAGGATGTAGCAACGCAGAGATAGAGAGTGGGAGAGTTGGGAGGGCTGAGGAGGACCAGGTGGAAGAAATAAGAGAAGGAGCCCCAGGGGAGGGGCCAAAGGAGGAGAGGGCGGAACGTCAAGTGAgtataaaggaggaggagagagcttgtgcaggggaggaagaaggtgcggaagagggggacgcggtCGAGTTAAGAGAGGGAAAGGTGACTCATAGCCCACAGAGAGTGGGAAGGCCTGTGTCATTGGTGGGAAGAGCAAGCCCTAGGAGGCCCGGACCCCACGAGGCCGTGAGGTTAATAGACCCTCGAGTAGAGGGAGACTTCAGGTTCCCGGGGGAAGGTGAATGGCATCAACGGGACCCAAGGAGCTTGGAAGGTGAATGGTGGGACCCTAAAGGAGGGAATTGGGAGCAAGGTCCAAGACCCCAGAACTGGGAGAAAGCGGACAAGGAGGCACTGGAGAAGCACTCAGGGGGAAAGCGAGGCGGGGAGCCCATACCCGGTCTGGACGAAGGGACCAGTGAAGGCCTGACTACTACAGCCTGCTAAGGAAGAAGCCAAGGCTTAGTTTACTTTGACTGTTTATTCTGTTACATTACCTGTTGCCAATAAAGGTGTTAGTGTTGCTGCAACTCCTTGGTCAAGGAAAGTTTGTTTCCCACGTGGAGGTTTTCATCCATTATTCTCCCACCATGCAACCGGCTGCACCAGCCCTGCCCACACAGGAGCAATGCAGTGGAGCTATGGCATGGTCTCCAAAGTGTGGTGGGCTGCAAATTGCACATGACTGCTCCACTTGCATTCAGCATAACATTTGCAAGGACATTATGTGTGTGTACAAGTCAGGTTTAGAAAAGGCTTTTCTTCAAGTTATACATGAGAGAGATGCATGGTGCGTGAACAGGCATACTCTTACTTCTTCTCTGCATCTCACCTCCCTTGGAATGGTCCTTTTCAATTCCTACACAGTTCCATACAGAAATTTTCAGAAATAGAATGtgtagattttaattttaattgtttttcttctttattatgTCTATAGATATGATAATGACAAGAACAAATAGTTGCCAATCTGACAGCAGTGGATTTCTGGAAGATCCTTCTGAGCCCTTACCTCTACAGGTGAGTAAGGAATGAGAAGTTTAAATCTATGGGGAAATTACATTTAGTTTTGGGAGAGGTTGAACATTtggaataaagaaattaaaaaataacctCTGAAAAGTGTAATGGTCAGGACTGgatatttattaatattgtttATGAGGTAAGTCCATTCTTTTTATgcaaatctgattttgaacaGTATTAATCAATATCCAATCTTGACCATTACACTTTTCAGAggttattttttaagaaaaatgtcCCAGGTTTCAGAAGCCTTTGTGGAAGTTATCTCTGCTGTCTTGTGAACCCTCACCCCAAGCTTCAAATATATGGAAGCTCTCTATGTTCATTTTTTACTTGTTACTTGCCCAATGCCAACTGCAACAGTCTTTCTGCCAAAATTCTAAAGCAGACATAGGCAGCTTTCTGAGGATGAAGGGATGTGTTGGCCTCTCCTTACACATACCAGGGATTTCATATTACAAGCTCTCATGTTATATGTGCTTGCTTCTGTGTTCTCACTctctctttggatgtatgctgtttaaatgctgcttgcatcctaagagaccagaaactgcaccaaagctttggtgctgctttaggcatcttaagatgcatgtgtcatttaaacagcatacctccaaagtgacccgaagcagctttattttggcctgtctttttgggcCCTTTCTCTCTTTGGTGAGAAAATGTCACCACTACTCTACAAAATCAAAAAGAGAAATGCTGAACGAAGAAGTGGGAGACAGTTGAATAGGACAATTCTGAACATGTTTTCTCTGAGGCAGGTACTACTGagtttataatattaatataatatttatttacttataccccactcttcagccaaaaggttatcagggcagcttacaaattgttaactggacatttccctgtcctcaggcttacagtctaaaacagGTGCACCCACATAACCACATAAAAGCAGTTCAGATTAGTTgaatttaaactggtttcattAATCCGAACTTGCTCTGGGATCAACCCACAGGGATGTAAAGGCAGTTTTATTTCTCTTCCAGGCCCTGTCCTTGCCTGGAAACCTGAGACTTAGCTTCAGTTCCCATGATGGACAATCATTTCTACGACACAGAAAAGATTCAGTTCCAACAAGCACAGACCTTCAGTCCTATACAGAGCGGTCCACCACTGACACATCAATAGTAAACAGTAGCCATCATGATGTATTATTGCCCAGCCTGAGCAGAGAACATACTTTTCAGGGAGAGGAAATCTTTTATTCTATAAATGAAGAAGATGATCTGTATGTGACTTTTGGTGGCCAGATGGAGAGTACTACCAGTGAAACTGGATTTCAAATAAATGAGAAGGAGACACGAAGTGGAGAAGGAGAATTGGAAAAGGGAGATAGCTGTGTGCAAGAGTGTCTTTTGTGCCATCACAGTGATAGTATGAATCAAGTTGAAATTAACTCTTCAGAAGAAAACTGTCCTTCACACTGTAATGAAATAAATTCCAATGTAGATGTAACTCCAGCAAATAAAAACTCCATACCtttcattgtacataatggggGACAATTCTGTGAGGACAGAAAAGAATGCGATGAACATTTGACTGAAGAAGTAGAAATTAAAGAAGATGCATGTCTAGAAGGTGTAGCTGTAGGTATTGCAGGAAAGCCAGATGATTTGCAGGTTTGTGGAAAGTTGGACTCCCACATTCCACTCACAGATGTCACAAGCAATTGTCAGGATATTGATGTAAGTGACCCAGTTATACATTTGGATGCAATCAGGACCATTAGAACTGATTGTGAAGTCAAAGCTGCACAACTAGAGCTCAGTGTTATTCCCAGAAGCTTCCTTCCCGATGATAGCTTTTCTCCTTCCTACTTTGGAAAGAGAGAAGATGGATCCTTGGACATGTTACCAGCAAGCATGGAACTGGGAAAAGAGGAACATGTCCCTTGCTTTGAAATGAATAGTAATAGCCCCCTTAAATCTGTCACTGTCCAGATGTCTTCAAGACTAGTGTCCAATATGCAGAGCATCTCATTGGGTGAAACTGGTGTAAAAAGCCAGTCGATGGACTTCTCAGCCAAGGTGCCCCAGAACTCAAAGGATGAGCCTGTACTGACATCAATCCCAGTGGCATCAAATGGGGAAGATGAGCAAATGAAAGAAGCTTCTATTCAAACAGACAAGAGcacaacaaaaaatgaaactCTCCCCCTATTTCATTGTTTTCCTCCATTTCACCAGCATGGTCATCTTGTGAAGTCCACTTCCCTAGACACAGGACTTTATGGGAAATATAGATCTTACTGCCATGACCCTTTCAATGCCTGGTGTGACCAGCACAGAGGTCACTGCTGCTCACTGAACTCCCATCACAGCTGTTTGATGTGCACTTACCCCTTTGCTACTTCATGCAACCACCCTATGGCATGTTGTTCATCTCATGCTGCCACAGAGCTACAGCTTCTGAAAACTCTCAAGCTGTTGCAGGATACAACAATGAGAAATATTTCTTCTGTAAGTATACTTCTGAATGAATTATGGTTATAGTTGCTAACTAGCCAGTACAGTCTGGTTTGACCAGTAAAACTATGTCTGTCAAGTAACCAGCAGATGGGTCTGGAACATTAATGGGCTTCAGATTATTCAGGACCATGAAGACATGTTTCCTGTTAGACAATTTTTGTGTATAACCTAGTATTGCTTGCTCTGATAGTCATTCTGCAGGGATCTCATCAGACCTCTTTACCATTGCCTGTTATTAAGAATGTGAACATCTATCTGACACATTTGCATTGTATTTCTCAATATCCCACCAGTATTCTCATCTATTtcagttctgttttaatttaCGAAATTCCTCCCCTTCTCACAATTTGTccatattttccaaaatgaatgcatttttctaatatatgtatttttgccTTAAGGCAACCATTCTGTGTGTCTTTTTCAAATGTACGCATTTTTAGTCACAAGACATTTTCCAAGTGTACACATTTTTCAAGTATCCATATTCAGCTTTGCTGAACACCCAACCTGCatgacagttctcagaaatgTACAGGTGCCTGGGGTGAGATGTCTCAGGTGAGATGGTTGCCAATCTCAGAAGGTGAAAAATAGATATTCTTATAGATAAACATTTGACTTGATATGTCCTTGGTCTGACTTCATGTATGTCTGTTGGAGGAGTAGAAAAAGTTaaccttttgtttaaaaaagataaaaaagcaaGAACTGTAAGCCTTAATTTTGTTACACTATTCAAACAGTGACAAACTAAATTTGGGGACCTGAACTTGGATTATATTAATTTACAGAATTTACACATTTACAATTTGTTCATGTTTCCATTCTCACTATATGATGAGAAACTGCTTTTTTCAAGGTACCAATAGTGTATGCATATAGGATGTGCACAAATAAATTCTGATGACAGATTTGGATAAATACATGGAGCTTGGTGGTGGAGTCAGAGGACAGCACTCTGCTCCCCTTTCCATGTACTCACAATAGGAATATAAAGAATGCCAACCAATTTTTCTTGTTCTTGACTAGAATACTTTGCTGACAAAATGATCAACTACTGCAagatttttttggttttgtttttttacattttgggGGAATCCAGCTGGGCTGGGATCCAGTTCAGTATTAAAGAATTCTTATTTATAGTAGTTAGCAACCAAATGTGACCTCCAAAACCTACATTTGACAGTGCCTCAAGCAAAGGGTTCCTGGGGCACTGCAGTTCAGAGCACTGGGAAATTAGGTCTGCAATCCTATCTTAGTCATGGGGCCCATTGAGAGAAATGGTTGTATCAGGCCATACTGTATACCAAGGAGGGGACTTAATATCAATTTATTTCTACTTGATTCCCAGATTGATGTAAAGAACATAGATATCAATGATGTAAAAATCAGTTTCATATGATTTTATTTGATAAAGATGTCACTTGTGCCATCTTAATTTTTTATGCATGATTTTTCTGAACTGCCCTAACATTTACAAATGTCCACAAGA from Sceloporus undulatus isolate JIND9_A2432 ecotype Alabama chromosome 6, SceUnd_v1.1, whole genome shotgun sequence carries:
- the LOC121933044 gene encoding protein ITPRID1-like — translated: MVQMTVQNYMRSLHRFSEMPVLSRWNSMSSSLPLPNTPKSITEWLDFSEKDPVEVLLDLGFGTDEPDICTKIPSRFISCASTAKGINIRVFIEAQRQRMDLESPNLCDMIMTRTNSCQSDSSGFLEDPSEPLPLQALSLPGNLRLSFSSHDGQSFLRHRKDSVPTSTDLQSYTERSTTDTSIVNSSHHDVLLPSLSREHTFQGEEIFYSINEEDDLYVTFGGQMESTTSETGFQINEKETRSGEGELEKGDSCVQECLLCHHSDSMNQVEINSSEENCPSHCNEINSNVDVTPANKNSIPFIVHNGGQFCEDRKECDEHLTEEVEIKEDACLEGVAVGIAGKPDDLQVCGKLDSHIPLTDVTSNCQDIDVSDPVIHLDAIRTIRTDCEVKAAQLELSVIPRSFLPDDSFSPSYFGKREDGSLDMLPASMELGKEEHVPCFEMNSNSPLKSVTVQMSSRLVSNMQSISLGETGVKSQSMDFSAKVPQNSKDEPVLTSIPVASNGEDEQMKEASIQTDKSTTKNETLPLFHCFPPFHQHGHLVKSTSLDTGLYGKYRSYCHDPFNAWCDQHRGHCCSLNSHHSCLMCTYPFATSCNHPMACCSSHAATELQLLKTLKLLQDTTMRNISSGTVHEIEVMKNSCKKFQERLDEIEQHLIEQEALFSTSMSNEGREERRQLQVLRQAVRREVAELECQLQDRMRQVREGILMHLDQLLSEQSHLCSELGIPDWRDEKASRTDHSLPNIASPSFDAKAKCSKNTCHRRTPSRSATVPSTSSASLFRQDKLQASALAASKLTSKSNPEEVRTSKKEPKAPSQAKMDFKAFIQNLKRSFRNSFSNEAAEGKD